A stretch of Argiope bruennichi chromosome 10, qqArgBrue1.1, whole genome shotgun sequence DNA encodes these proteins:
- the LOC129988049 gene encoding gastrula zinc finger protein XlCGF26.1-like, whose protein sequence is MSNVPKNVNDALFATCGNIVSLNMEEENVMKQNHESTKHENPKLFVCDVCSKSFARKQRYVEHYRMHTKEKPYVCILCSKAFSWRISLSRHYKSHANKKTFVCETCGEEFTQKSSLTEHYRTHSSSDRPYTCDTCGVGFSQKSALTVHCRIHTKTHKRFKCDQCNQTFTKRHNLKRHLILHSGEKSFICDICNKAFSFKYQLISHNRYCHCHDRSFVCDVCGKAFVERSQLKIHYRTHTNEKPFVCNICGKAFPWRYSLKWHYQTHTNVKSYMCEVCNQIFTKKSELTKHYRSHNEWKPFACTICDKTFGVKANLTRHHRYHMKDKRFVCEVCNKAFVEKSKLKHHYYTHAEKKPFACEICDRSYTRKNKLNEHYRIHSNAGPSVENLLEEKKSDNVGRVGEEVYPWPSEDPQSVT, encoded by the coding sequence ATGTCTAATGTaccaaaaaatgtaaatgatgcCCTCTTCGCAACATGCGGTAATATAGTTTCACTTAACATGGAGGAAGAAAATGTAATGAAGCAAAATCATGAAAGTACAAAGCACGAAAATCCAAAGCTATTTGTGTGTGATGTGTGCAGCAAATCCTTTGCCAGAAAACAAAGGTACGTGGAGCATTATCGTATGCATACAAAAGAAAAGCCATATGTCTGCATTCTGTGCAGCAAAGCGTTTTCTTGGAGAATAAGCTTATCTAGACATTACAAATCTCATGCGAATAAGAAAACATTTGTGTGTGAGACGTGTGGTGAAGAATTCACTCAGAAAAGTAGCCTTACAGAACATTATCGAACGCACTCAAGTAGTGATAGGCCTTATACTTGTGATACCTGCGGCGTCGGATTTTCTCAGAAGAGTGCTTTAACAGTTCATTGTCGAATTCACACTAAAACCCACAAGCGATTCAAGTGTGATCAATGTAATCAGACTTTTACCAAAAGGCATAATCTGAAACGACATTTGATACTCCATAGTGGAGAGAAATCATTCATATGCGATATCTGTAATAAAGCGTTTTCTTTTAAGTATCAGTTAATCTCTCATAACCGCTACTGTCATTGTCATGATAGATCTTTCGTCTGTGATGTGTGTGGCAAAGCTTTCGTTGAAAGATCGCAGTTGAAAATTCATTACCGGACTCATACAAATGAGAAGCCTTTCGTGTGTAATATATGTGGCAAAGCGTTTCCTTGGAGATATAGCCTAAAATGGCATTATCAAACTCATACAAATGTGAAGTCTTATATGTGTGAAGTTTGCAACCAAATTTTCACTAAAAAGAGTGAACTGACTAAACACTACCGCTCACATAATGAGTGGAAACCTTTCGCATGCACTATATGTGATAAAACATTTGGTGTTAAAGCCAATTTGACACGGCATCATCGGTATCATATGAAAGATAAACGCTTTGTTTGTGAAGTATGCAATAAAGCTTTCGTTGAGAAGAGTAAGCTGAAGCATCATTATTATACCCATGCAGAAAAGAAGCCTTTTGCGTGTGAGATATGTGATCGGTCTTACACTCGGAAGAATAAATTAAACGAACATTATCGAATCCATTCGAATGCAGGGCCTTCTGTGGAAAATCTTTTGGAGGAAAAGAAAAGCGACAACGTCGGAAGAGTTGGAGAGGAAGTTTATCCATGGCCATCTGAAGATCCACAGTCAGTTACCTAA
- the LOC129988113 gene encoding eIF-2-alpha kinase GCN2-like translates to MSTDPSFRECQENEFLSISSIYFNEVKDLRTNSGGQKWKPLEMAITVYPEESMTGDNDHNLQVDLYIKCAENYPRTTPFIDLKNPKGISNENLSKLKEQLINKAKESVGNEVILDLICLSRAFLYNHKKPHYYESFFEEMISNKNKKQLEEAEELQKREMELKQQEHQTLLAIQQEKQRKMEALKDANRKTRFADECSSLNMNASIEQRTRKGSMTRKRSRSTSSCKEICTDTELQVECKEMLNSKIKFENKKEFTIVCGRCLGHSDRGCATYSGMDNVTGNLTAIIKWTLQFNVNHKLKGEEWEALQKEQAAYRKSLEAIEQEFKALRQINFKHLVHYLGMSYISKKDKIVVYVLQEFIPGSTLSHMSDTLRLTVPQIQHYTREILEALKCLHNNSVVHKNLRASSLFIDKHGRIRMADYSLDKRLYDLYRSLTNDEEINIYPPTIGKGGKKSDIYRLGVLLRSLIDPTAKMVPVTIPDELNPTFKDFLQKCLLHDEQERWSAEQLLAHPFLAHVSAIGMLPKEDENEDCIDDSLDNDAAQGSRLCKEFDILKKLGKGGFGHVWKVKNKLDSRVYALKKIPLNPSNKQLNRKIMREVKLLSRLNHENIVRYYHSWIEAVSTLDRSGQQGMNGDVSESEKSTFEMTESSIQWKINDKDLSSTDDESFIVFEESSNADNQMVKNIGTDACESSSIDQETLNSERDTPEVKVRQFMYIQMEFCEKSTLRTAIDNGLHKDISLVWRLFREIVEGLHYMHQQGVIHRDLKPVNIFLDSNDHVKIGDFGLATDVISKSAVNDTSCIDLEPLSRSEVVDGTQTGRVGTTFYVAPEIMASGKVSYSQKVDIYSLGIIFFEMCYPPPVTLMERNIIISDLRLREIKLPENADELLTDEMIQLIRWLLQHDVTKRPNSHELITSKYIPPLLTEESELNNLLHNIVSNPQSRMYKHMISALFDQQVAPEFDFTYDIDVLKSQGLGSKSSQTFSCVVDVLNKIMRLHAAVYLSAPTLMPKSSMININESYVQIMEHGGGIVTLPHNLRVPFARYIAQREIDHLKRYSLGKVYRQQKVFGCHPREQLEFAFDIVTPTPNSFLPDAEIIAAVSEIISEFPSLESRNYCIRLNHASLLKAIMLYSEIEDSVENDLYDIAGEQKNKSISKAMLVDEQNNLNLSQRSISRLCQFIELEESIDKITGFLHPVTQKKGKACVLVRNSLKELANIVSLTEALGVKLPILICPGLVHNIDLFSGMFFQCICALKTSKKKNVFNILAAGGRYDKLIQSFKLKSLVESGKTVNQSAVGVSVAIESIIAAENESQMLGIADFLIHSEDAGLADKKASLMKELQELGVRATVLYDKNLTFDDAEDFCRNHGIQHILILRKEEPGIIKVRSVDREKISEKRIIQSDIKELLPKVCSKTLQDPKAEYSRSTSTSNSLAINVRFLATDKTHNNKKREQHIEHNVKQTLQSSSSRVWELIPVDLKMEIVNNIISSCDISANVDAIQRSFDCIIGVSGKHKKYLSQLCDEICDIRTKKPSCAIILYSLQDNNFKVLL, encoded by the coding sequence ATGAGCACAGACCCGAGCTTCAGGGAGTGTCAAGAAAATGAATTCCTGTCAATCTCGTCTATTTATTTTAACGAAGTTAAAGATCTGAGGACGAATAGTGGAGGGCAAAAATGGAAACCACTTGAAATGGCCATTACTGTATATCCTGAAGAGAGTATGACTGGTGACAACGATCATAATCTGCAAGTTGACTTGTATATCAAATGTGCTGAAAATTATCCAAGAACCACTCCTTTTATCGACTTGAAAAATCCAAAAGGCATTTCTAATGAGAATTTATCAAAACTTAAGGAACAATTGATAAACAAAGCCAAAGAGTCAGTTGGAAATGAAGTTATTTTAGACTTAATTTGTCTCTCTCGGGCATTCTTGTATAATCATAAGAAGCCACATTATTATGAGTCCTTTTTTGAAGAgatgatatcaaataaaaacaaaaagcaaCTGGAGGAGGCTGAGGAATTGCAAAAACGGGAAATGGAGCTTAAACAGCAAGAACATCAAACTCTTCTAGCAATCCAGCAAGAGAAGCAACGCAAAATGGAAGCGCTGAAAGACGCCAATAGGAAGACTCGGTTTGCAGATGAATGCAGTTCTTTAAATATGAATGCTAGTATTGAACAACGCACAAGGAAAGGATCTATGACACGAAAGCGAAGTAGAAGCACTTCTTCTTGTAAAGAAATTTGTACAGATACTGAACTTCAAGTAGAATGTAAAGAAATGTTAAACAgtaaaattaagtttgaaaataaaaaagaattcaccATTGTGTGCGGTCGATGCCTAGGACACAGTGATCGTGGTTGTGCCACATATTCAGGAATGGATAATGTTACTGGAAATCTTACTGCGATAATCAAATGGACTCTGCAGTTTAATGTTAACCACAAACTGAAAGGAGAAGAATGGGAGGCCTTACAAAAAGAACAAGCTGCTTATCGCAAAAGTTTGGAAGCCATTGAGCAGGAGTTTAAGGCATtaagacaaattaattttaagcaccTTGTTCATTATTTAGGAATGTCATATATTAGCAAGAAAGACAAAATTGTCGTTTATGTACTCCAAGAATTTATTCCCGGCAGCACTTTATCGCATATGAGTGATACTCTTCGCCTTACAGTGCCTCAGATACAGCATTATACACGTGAAATTCTCGAAGCATTAAAATGTCTACACAATAATTCTGTAGTTCATAAAAATTTGAGGGCCTCTAGCCTGTTTATTGATAAACATGGTCGCATACGAATGGCAGATTATAGTTTAGATAAAAGATTATATGATTTATACAGATCACTGACTAATGATGAAGAGATAAATATTTATCCCCCAACCATAGGTAAAGGAGGAAAGAAAAGTGACATTTATCGACTAGGTGTGCTATTAAGATCTTTAATTGATCCTACAGCAAAGATGGTACCTGTTACAATACCAGATGAACTAAATCCTACTTTCAAAGATTTCTTGCAAAAATGCCTGTTGCATGATGAACAAGAGAGATGGTCCGCAGAGCAACTTCTAGCGCATCCTTTTCTTGCTCATGTGTCTGCAATTGGTATGCTACCGAAGGAAGATGAAAATGAGGATTGCATTGATGATTCTCTTGATAATGATGCTGCTCAGGGTTCGCGATTATGCaaagaattcgatattttgaaaaaactggGGAAGGGAGGTTTTGGACATGTCtggaaagtaaaaaacaaattagaTTCCAGAGTATACGCCTTGAAAAAGATACCATTAAATCCATCTAACAAACAGCTAAATCGCAAGATTATGAGAGAAGTTAAACTGCTGTCAAGACTAAATCATGAGAATATTGTAAGGTACTACCATTCCTGGATAGAAGCAGTTTCTACTTTAGACAGATCTGGTCAGCAGGGAATGAATGGCGATGTATCAGAATCAGAGAAAAGTACCTTTGAAATGACAGAATCGTCCATCCAGTGGAAAATCAATGACAAAGATTTATCATCTACTGATGATGAAAGTTTCATTGTCTTTGAGGAGAGTTCAAATGCTGATAACCAAATGGTGAAAAACATTGGAACTGATGCGTGTGAGAGTTCAAGTATAGATCAAGAAACGTTGAATTCCGAAAGAGACACTCCAGAAGTTAAGGTTAGGCAGTTTATGTATATCCAAATGGAGTTTTGTGAAAAGAGTACGTTAAGAACAGCGATTGATAATGGTCTGCATAAAGATATATCTCTCGTGTGGCGCCTGTTTAGAGAGATTGTTGAAGGTCTTCATTATATGCACCAACAAGGTGTCATTCATAGAGATCTGAAACCTGTGAATATTTTTCTCGATTCAAATGACCATGTAAAAATTGGAGATTTTGGACTCGCTACTGATGTGATTTCGAAGTCTGCGGTTAATGATACATCTTGTATTGATCTGGAACCCCTATCCCGGTCAGAAGTAGTTGATGGTACTCAAACAGGAAGAGTAGGTACAACATTTTATGTGGCACCCGAAATTATGGCTTCTGGTAAAGTGAGCTACAGTCAAAAAGTAGACATATACAGTTTAGgcataatatttttcgaaatgtgCTATCCTCCACCCGTTACGCTGATGGAacgtaatataataatatctgatCTACGGTTGAGAGAGATTAAACTTCCAGAGAATGCTGATGAACTATTGACAGATGAAATGATACAACTCATCAGATGGCTTTTACAGCATGATGTCACAAAGCGGCCAAATTCTCACGaattaataacttcaaaatatattccGCCATTACTTACAGAAGAAAGTGAACTTAACAATCTGCTACATAATATAGTTTCTAATCCACAAAGTAGAATGTACAAACACATGATCAGTGCATTATTTGATCAGCAAGTAGCTCCAGAGTTTGACTTCACATATGACATTGATGTTTTGAAGAGCCAGGGACTTGGAAGTAAATCTTCTCAGACCTTTAGTTGTGTGGTAGATGTTTTAAATAAGATCATGAGACTTCATGCTGCCGTCTATCTTTCTGCGCCTACACTTATGCCAAAATCATCTATGATAAACATTAATGAATCTTATGTACAAATCATGGAGCATGGTGGTGGTATTGTGACATTGCCACACAATCTGCGAGTGCCGTTTGCTCGTTATATTGCACAAAGAGAAATTGACCATCTGAAACGGTACTCTTTGGGAAAAGTTTATCGGCAGCAAAAAGTGTTCGGCTGTCACCCCAGGGAACAACTTGAATTTGCTTTTGATATAGTCACTCCAACTCCTAATTCCTTTTTACCAGATGCAGAAATTATTGCTGCTGTGTCTGAAATAATTTCCGAATTTCCATCACTAGAAAGCCGAAATTATTGTATTCGTTTAAACCACGCATCTTTGTTAAAAGCCATTATGTTGTATTCTGAAATTGAAGATAGTGTTGAAAATGATCTGTATGATATAGCAGGAGAGcaaaagaataaaagcatttcTAAAGCTATGTTGGTGGATGAGCAGAATAATCTGAACCTAAGCCAAAGGTCAATAAGCAGATTGTGCCAATTTATTGAATTAGAAGAAAGTATCGACAAAATAACAGGTTTTCTCCATCCTGTTACCCAAAAGAAAGGAAAAGCTTGCGTGCTTGTTAGAAATAGCCTGAAAGAATTGGCAAATATTGTGTCTCTAACTGAAGCATTAGGTGTTAAGTTGCCTATTTTGATTTGTCCTGGTCTTGTGCACAATATTGACTTATTCTCGGGCATGTTCTTTCAATGCATTTGTGcgttaaaaacttcaaaaaagaaGAATGTGTTCAATATCCTTGCAGCTGGTGGTCGCTATGATAAGTTAATTCAATCCTTCAAACTGAAATCTTTGGTGGAAAGTGGAAAAACAGTAAACCAATCTGCTGTTGGCGTAAGTGTTGCTATCGAAAGTATTATAGCAGCTGAAAATGAATCTCAAATGCTTGGCATTGCGGATTTTCTTATTCACTCTGAAGATGCTGGTTTAGCTGATAAAAAAGCATCGTTGATGAAAGAACTTCAGGAATTAGGAGTTCGAGCAACTGTTTTGTATGATAAAAATCTCACCTTCGATGACGCTGAAGACTTCTGCCGCAATCATGGCATACAGCATATTTTAATTCTACGTAAAGAAGAACCTGGTATTATTAAAGTGCGTTCTGTGGACAGggaaaaaattagtgaaaaacgTATAATTCAGTCTGACATAAAAGAACTTTTACCAAAGGTTTGTTCAAAAACTTTGCAAGACCCCAAAGCGGAATATAGCCGTTCTACATCAACTTCGAATTCTTTAGCAATTAATGTGCGCTTCCTAGCTACTGATAAGACTCATAACAATAAGAAACGTGAGCAACACATTGAGCATAATGTGAAGCAAACCTTACAGTCCTCCTCTAGTCGCGTTTGGGAGTTGATACCTGttgatttaaaaatggaaattgtaaataatataatatcttctTGTGATATATCTGCAAATGTGGATGCAATTCAGAGGAGCTTCGATTGTATTATCGGTGTATCTGGTAAACATAAAAAGTATCTCTCCCAATTATGTGACGAAATATGTGATATAAGAACTAAGAAACCAAGTTGTGCTATTATTTTGTACAGCTTACaagataataatttcaaagttctGTTATAG